A single Nostoc sp. PCC 7107 DNA region contains:
- a CDS encoding cupin domain-containing protein, which yields MITTSLNNLPEECVSHNPDIKKKVMLRLGEIPHLTNFSQARFAPGHTAPAHTHLDMCEVFFVEAGSGVIRVDNQEYPLLPGKCIAIEPGEVHEVINNGETELVLTYFGLLVESQV from the coding sequence ATGATTACCACTTCCCTCAATAATTTGCCGGAAGAATGCGTTTCACACAACCCCGATATCAAAAAAAAGGTGATGTTACGCCTTGGCGAAATACCTCACCTCACTAACTTTTCTCAAGCCCGTTTTGCACCCGGACACACTGCACCAGCACACACTCATTTAGATATGTGTGAAGTATTTTTTGTCGAAGCTGGTTCTGGTGTCATTCGTGTTGACAACCAAGAATATCCTTTGCTTCCCGGAAAGTGTATTGCAATTGAACCTGGGGAAGTTCACGAAGTCATCAATAATGGCGAAACTGAACTTGTTCTCACCTAC
- a CDS encoding glycerol-3-phosphate acyltransferase — protein MLELWGALVILIACPLLGGLPLIAWITNGLTGRRLSQIGTKNISVSAAFYHGGTWVGLLAVLSEALKGIAAVFLTRAFFPDGSPWEIVALIALVLGRFWLGKGAGTTNAAWGFLIHDPLVTVFVSFLAITTFLVFRAKKPVKYGVLVLFPLLVTIVHSDDLFRMLAAIALAVLLGWIYRQMPDDLDLPAQEAQTDTQATLEKLQGDRPIWTLDNELDGAIVGQKAATLSQIKRWGYPVPKGWVVVPGADPEKLIAILQPSDLSPLIVRSSAIGEDSEHASAAGQYETVISVTSKQQLQTAIAQVRDSYNHPTAVQYRSDRGLPETAMTVLVQQQVQSVYSGVAFTRDPITQQGDAIVIEALPGSPIQIVSGQVTPEPYRAFVVETDNISSIHIEGTGQVPQSILKQVAYLAHRIEKRYHGIPQDIEWSYDGQTLWVLQARPITTLLPIWTRKIAAEVIPGVIHPLTWSINRPLTCGVWGDIFTIVLGDRASGLDFTDTATLHYSRAYFNASLLGDIFLRMGLPPESLEFLTRGAKMSTPPLQSTVQNLPGLMQLLKQELNLDKEFKQDYRQLFIPGLSQLAHESIEDMESAEILARIDFNLELLRRGTYYSILAPLSAAIRQSIFRVKDGQIDNSVTPEVAALRSLSALAADARQVLPEFEPDKVFEQLEQTPEGQKVLYEFNELLEDYGYLSDVGTNIAVPTWKEDPRPIQQLFVQLIQGNQPETGDVDPINRALSGKRKRGFVQERVDIKGRVTEVYSRLLAELRWRFVAIEKTWLKSGLLKTAGDIFFLEIAEVRQLIAEVETPLRERLPEIIEYRRSQFIEDSKIPQVPILIYGNTPPHPLAPSPIYSDQVLQGIPASHGQAVGRVKVVRNLQDLPYIDRDTILVVPYTDSGWAPLLVRAGGLIAEAGGRLSHGAIVAREYGIPAVMDVRGATWLLQDGQRVRIDGSRGIVELSNDLRPQ, from the coding sequence ATGCTTGAACTTTGGGGTGCCTTAGTTATTTTAATTGCCTGCCCCTTATTAGGCGGCTTACCGCTAATAGCCTGGATTACCAACGGGTTAACAGGTAGGCGATTGTCACAAATAGGCACAAAAAACATCAGCGTCTCTGCTGCTTTTTATCATGGCGGCACTTGGGTAGGGCTTTTGGCGGTATTGTCAGAAGCCTTAAAAGGAATTGCCGCAGTTTTTCTGACTCGTGCTTTTTTCCCAGATGGATCACCTTGGGAAATAGTCGCCCTGATAGCCTTAGTCTTAGGTAGATTTTGGTTAGGCAAAGGGGCGGGAACCACTAATGCTGCTTGGGGATTTCTCATCCATGATCCCCTAGTGACGGTATTTGTCAGTTTTTTGGCAATCACGACATTTTTAGTATTTCGTGCCAAAAAACCAGTAAAGTACGGGGTGTTAGTTTTGTTTCCCTTACTTGTGACTATTGTGCATTCGGATGATTTATTTAGAATGCTGGCCGCGATCGCCTTAGCTGTATTATTAGGCTGGATTTATCGGCAAATGCCTGACGATTTAGATTTACCAGCCCAAGAAGCACAAACAGATACACAAGCAACATTAGAAAAGTTACAGGGCGATCGCCCAATTTGGACTTTAGATAATGAATTAGATGGGGCAATAGTTGGGCAGAAAGCTGCTACCCTCTCGCAAATTAAGCGTTGGGGTTATCCTGTGCCGAAAGGTTGGGTTGTTGTCCCAGGTGCTGATCCAGAAAAGTTAATCGCCATTCTTCAACCATCAGATTTATCGCCGTTAATCGTGCGTTCATCAGCCATTGGGGAAGATTCCGAACACGCTTCCGCCGCTGGACAGTATGAAACTGTAATTAGTGTCACCAGCAAACAGCAACTGCAAACAGCGATCGCCCAAGTGCGTGATTCTTACAATCATCCAACGGCTGTACAATATCGTAGCGATCGCGGTTTACCAGAAACAGCAATGACTGTACTGGTGCAACAGCAAGTGCAAAGCGTATATTCAGGCGTGGCTTTTACTCGCGATCCCATTACCCAACAAGGTGATGCGATCGTCATTGAGGCTTTACCCGGTAGCCCCATTCAAATTGTTTCTGGACAAGTCACACCAGAACCATATCGCGCCTTTGTCGTCGAGACAGATAATATTTCATCTATTCATATAGAAGGTACAGGACAAGTCCCCCAGTCCATCCTCAAACAAGTCGCTTACCTCGCCCACCGCATCGAAAAACGTTATCACGGTATACCCCAAGATATTGAGTGGAGTTATGACGGTCAAACTTTGTGGGTGTTACAGGCGAGGCCGATTACTACCCTGTTACCTATTTGGACACGCAAAATTGCCGCGGAAGTGATTCCCGGTGTGATTCATCCTTTAACGTGGTCAATTAATCGCCCATTAACTTGTGGCGTGTGGGGTGATATTTTCACAATTGTTTTAGGCGATCGCGCTTCTGGGTTAGATTTTACAGATACTGCTACACTGCATTACTCCAGAGCTTATTTTAATGCCTCCCTCTTAGGAGATATTTTTCTGCGGATGGGTTTACCGCCAGAAAGTTTAGAATTTCTCACCAGAGGCGCAAAAATGAGTACACCGCCGTTGCAGTCAACAGTGCAGAATCTCCCAGGATTAATGCAGTTGCTGAAACAAGAATTAAATTTAGACAAAGAATTTAAGCAAGACTACCGCCAATTATTTATTCCTGGGTTATCTCAATTAGCCCATGAATCAATTGAGGATATGGAGTCGGCAGAAATTTTAGCCAGAATTGACTTTAACTTAGAACTACTGCGACGTGGTACGTATTACAGCATTTTAGCGCCCTTGAGTGCAGCAATTAGACAATCAATTTTTCGGGTGAAAGATGGGCAGATTGATAACAGTGTGACACCAGAAGTCGCCGCCTTGCGATCGCTCAGTGCTTTAGCCGCCGACGCGAGACAAGTATTACCAGAGTTTGAACCAGACAAAGTATTTGAACAGTTAGAACAAACTCCCGAAGGCCAAAAAGTTCTGTACGAATTTAACGAACTGCTAGAAGATTACGGCTATTTAAGTGATGTGGGGACTAATATTGCTGTTCCTACCTGGAAAGAAGACCCCCGACCGATTCAGCAGTTATTCGTCCAGTTGATTCAAGGTAATCAACCGGAAACAGGCGATGTTGACCCAATTAATCGCGCCTTATCAGGTAAACGCAAGCGTGGCTTTGTCCAAGAACGTGTAGATATTAAAGGACGGGTAACAGAGGTTTATTCCCGGCTATTAGCCGAATTGCGCTGGCGATTTGTGGCGATTGAGAAAACTTGGCTAAAATCTGGGTTACTCAAAACAGCCGGAGATATTTTCTTTTTAGAAATAGCCGAAGTTAGACAACTAATTGCCGAAGTTGAGACACCGTTGCGAGAACGCTTACCAGAAATTATCGAATATAGGCGATCGCAATTTATTGAAGATAGCAAAATTCCCCAAGTCCCAATTTTAATTTACGGCAATACACCACCGCACCCCCTGGCACCTTCTCCCATATACTCTGACCAAGTATTACAGGGTATTCCCGCCAGCCACGGACAAGCGGTCGGTCGAGTCAAAGTTGTGCGGAACTTACAAGATCTGCCCTACATCGACCGCGATACCATTTTAGTTGTCCCCTACACCGATTCTGGCTGGGCTCCTTTGTTAGTTAGGGCTGGTGGACTAATTGCGGAAGCTGGCGGGAGATTATCTCATGGCGCAATTGTCGCTCGTGAATACGGTATTCCCGCTGTGATGGATGTCAGAGGTGCAACTTGGTTATTGCAAGATGGTCAACGAGTCCGCATTGATGGATCTAGGGGTATCGTAGAACTATCTAACGACTTAAGGCCACAATGA